In one window of Shewanella goraebulensis DNA:
- a CDS encoding DUF4136 domain-containing protein, protein MLIRLLMLFMVIVCLNACKSTNSNSDYDTKYDFSQLESFHFIDTPDQGDQLSAERIRANIRTTLTTKGFVEQQEQSDFLVSYAFLTKDKPKSSGLSIGLGTGTSGSHGGVGVGTSMGIPIGSDSAKIQVIQVDIIDAKENRLIWRGTDEFDFESGGDEKVAQTSKTISNILAQFPPVPKAK, encoded by the coding sequence ATGCTAATAAGATTACTCATGTTGTTTATGGTCATAGTTTGCTTAAACGCTTGTAAGAGTACTAACAGTAATTCTGACTACGATACCAAATATGATTTCAGCCAACTTGAAAGCTTTCATTTTATTGATACTCCAGATCAAGGCGATCAACTCAGTGCAGAACGTATTCGCGCTAACATTAGAACCACACTCACAACTAAAGGATTTGTTGAACAACAAGAACAAAGTGATTTCTTAGTTAGCTATGCATTTTTAACTAAGGATAAACCAAAAAGTTCCGGGCTTTCTATCGGTCTAGGCACAGGGACTAGTGGTAGTCATGGTGGTGTCGGAGTCGGTACAAGTATGGGAATTCCAATCGGCAGCGATAGCGCTAAAATTCAAGTGATCCAGGTTGATATTATTGATGCTAAAGAAAATCGGTTAATTTGGCGTGGTACAGACGAGTTTGATTTTGAATCGGGAGGCGATGAAAAAGTTGCCCAAACAAGTAAAACAATCAGTAATATATTGGCACAATTCCCACCTGTACCTAAAGCGAAATAG
- a CDS encoding DUF1289 domain-containing protein: MEQLSFLEVPSPCIGVCQTDARGYCAGCLRNRDERFNWLHFSDAQKHNIIRLCLQRKRRRQYAKYKAHQIAIKEQQAEVNPQLDFEQGSEKEEKLDLGDFSLD; the protein is encoded by the coding sequence ATGGAACAGCTCAGTTTTCTCGAAGTACCCAGTCCGTGTATAGGCGTGTGTCAAACTGATGCGCGTGGATATTGTGCGGGTTGTCTTCGAAATAGAGATGAGCGATTTAATTGGCTGCACTTTAGTGATGCACAAAAGCATAATATCATCCGCCTTTGCTTACAGCGTAAGCGTCGTAGGCAATATGCAAAATATAAAGCTCATCAAATTGCAATTAAAGAACAACAGGCTGAAGTTAATCCGCAATTGGATTTTGAACAAGGATCAGAAAAAGAAGAGAAACTCGATTTAGGGGATTTTTCTTTAGATTAA